One window of the Podospora pseudocomata strain CBS 415.72m chromosome 7, whole genome shotgun sequence genome contains the following:
- the TIP41 gene encoding Tap42 interacting protein (COG:S; EggNog:ENOG503NXDN; BUSCO:EOG092648XW): protein MDPPPPPSSSSTTTHPPTTPTTFPSTSFLPPPSSIPRPPSPVQPPPRTFTHPPFTITTLKAPILKSTPIDLLQSRLGIPIPEMIFGDNHLTLHHTPTAYTLTFTPEPALDLVDKTGSTGLLKVHYATAWSATREKTSAGIKEVVKPFDWSYTTSYRGTETPGLGGQKLQRDDKARIPVELLQRRDPILFADEVVLYESELDDNGVSVLTVKVRVMEQRMLVLCRFFLRLDNVLVRVRDTRVYVDFGEERVVREYTAREGEFGEVKKKLYMEGLMPDQITIAFRDANQIAHLLPVVEHEVESVCLAGETGQTQEGR from the exons ATGgaccccccaccaccaccatcctcctcctctaccaccactcaccccccaacaacaccaaccaccttcccatcgaccagcttcctccctcccccctccagcatcccccgccccccctccccagtccaacccccaccccgcaccttcacccacccccccttcaccatcacaacactCAAAGCCCCTATCCTCAAATCCACCCCCATCGACCTCCTCCAGTCCCGCCTcggcatccccatccccgaaaTGATCTTCGGcgacaaccacctcaccctccaccacacccccaccgcctacaccctcaccttcacccCCGAACCAGCCCTGGACCTAGTAGACAAAACCGGCTCCACCGGCCTCCTCAAAGTCCACTACGCCACCGCCTGGTCAGCCACACGAGAGAAAACCTCTGCTGGTATCAAAGAGGTGGTCAAGCCCTTCGATTGGAGTTACACCACCTCCTACCGCGGAACCGAAACCCCCGGTTTGGGAGGACAAAAGTTGCAAAGGGATGACAAGGCGAGGATACCAGTCGAGCTGTTACAGAGACGAGACCCGATATTGTTCGCCGATGAGGTTGTGCTCTACGAGAGCGAGCTGGATGATAACGGGGTCAGCGTCTTGACTGTTAAAGTCAGGGTGATGGAGCAGAGGATGTTGGTGCTCTGCAGGTTTTTTCTGAGGTTGGATAATGTTTTGGTTAGGGTGAGGGATACGAGGGTTTATGTTGATTTTGGGGAAGAGAGGGTTGTCAGGGAGTATACGGctcgggagggggagtttggggaggtgaagaag AAATTATACATGGAGGGTCTGATGCCTGATCAAATCACCATTGCGTTCAGGGATGCGAACCAGATTGCGCATTTGCTCCCCGTGGTGGAGCATGAGGTTGAGAGTGTTTGTCTCGCGGGGGAGACGGGGCAGACACAGGAAGGTAGGTga
- a CDS encoding hypothetical protein (MEROPS:MER0016544; EggNog:ENOG503NU3T; COG:E) codes for MRHIWAFPSLTALSLFQASAASAVPRARQAINTSSPLALFRTKRRFLTQAHLLSNSATKTTLVEEMVTVDTTSRLAALRSLMKERNLHVYVVPSEDSHASEYIADCDARRTFISGFSGSAGTAIVTLDKAALATDGRYFNQASKQLDSNWYLLKTGMQDVPTWQEWATQEAEGGKLIGVDPQLISSAIAEKLDEDIKNAGGGGLVGIKENLVDLVWGSEQPPRPSNSVFLLGQQYAGKDTAAKLADLRKELDKKKAAGFVLSMLDEIAWLFNLRGSDIAYNPVFFSYAIVTQASATLYIDEAKLTDECKTYLERNKVTIKPYGALFEDSEELARRAEADSKDAKPRKYLISSKGSWALKLALGGNKFVDEVRSPVGDAKAVKNDVELNGMRNCHIRDGAALTEFFAWLEDQLVNQKAQLDEVDAADKLEQIRSKHKDFVGLSFDTISSTGANAAVIHYKPEKGACKIIDPNAIYLCDSGAQYLDGTTDTTRTLHFGTPTAKEKKAYTLVLKGNIALDSVVFPKGTSGFAIDVMARQFLWKYGLDYRHGTGHGVGSFLNVHEGPIGIGTRKQYIDVALAAGNVLSIEPGYYEDEAFGIRIENLAIVKEVKTEHSFGDKPYLGFEHVTMVPYARNLIDETLLTPNEKDWLNRANKKILEKTLGYFENDPLTKAWLLRETQPF; via the exons ATGCGCCATATATGGGCCTTTCCTAGCTTAACAGCCCTCTCTCTGTTCCAAGCTTCTGCTGCATCCGCTGTACCTAGAGCTCGCCAAGCTATCAACACCAgctcccccctcgccctgTTCCGTACTAAGAGACGATTCCTCACCCAAGCCCACCTCCTGAGCAACAGTGCTACTAAGACGACACTTGTTGAAGAGATGGTGACTGTTGATACCACGAGCCGGCTGGCCGCCCTGCGGTCCTTGATGAAGGAGCGTAACCTTCATGTCTATG TTGTACCATCCGAAGATAGCCATGCCTCCGAGTATATCGCCGACTGCGATGCCCGCCGCACATTCATCTCTGGCTTCTCCGGGTCAGCAGGAACCGCCATCGTGACCCTGGACAAGGCAGCTCTCGCCACAGATGGCCGATACTTCAACCAAGCTTCCAAGCAGCTGGATTCCAACTGGTATTTGCTCAAGACTGGTATGCAGGATGTACCAACCTGGCAGGAATGGGCGACGCAGGAAGCAGAGGGTGGTAAGCTGATTGGTGTCGACCCTCAGCTGATTTCCAGCGCCATTGCCGAGAAGCTCGATGAGGATATCAAAaatgccggtggtggtggtcttgttgGGATCAAGGAAAACCTGGTAGACCTTGTCTGGGGCTCTGAGCAACCACCTCGCCCCAGCAACAGTGTATTCCTCTTGGGCCAGCAATACGCTGGAAAGGACACGGCAGCGAAGCTTGCCGATCTCCGCAAGGAGCTGGataagaagaaggcggctggTTTTGTTCTTTCCATGCTTGACGAGATCGCTTGGCTCTTCAACCTCCGTGGCAGCGATATCGCTTACAACCCGGTCTTCTTTTCGTACGCGATTGTGACGCAGGCCTCGGCTACACTTTACATTGACGAAGCGAAATTGACCGACGAGTGCAAGACCTATCTTGAACGAAACAAGGTCACCATTAAGCCCTATGGTGCTCTGTTTGAGGACAGCGAGGAGCTTGCTCGCCGAGCAGAGGCCGATTCCAAGGACGCCAAGCCCAGGAAATATCTCATTTCGAGTAAGGGGTCATGGGCTCTGAAGCTGGCATTGGGAGGTAACAAGTTTGTCGATGAAGTCCGGAGTCCAGTTGGTGATGCCAAGGCTGTCAAGAATGATGTTGAATTGAATGGCATGAGAAACTGCCACATTCGCGACGGCGCTGCTCTGACAGAGTTCTTTGCCTGGTTGGAAGACCAACTTGTGAACCAGAAGGCTCagctggatgaggtggatgcGGCCGACAAGCTGGAGCAGATCAGATCAAAGCACAAGGACTTTGTTGGACTTTCCTTTGATACTATTTCCTCGACAGGGGCGAA TGCTGCTGTCATTCACTACAAGCCAGAGAAGGGTGCCTGCAAGATCATTGATCCCAACGCCATCTACCTCTGCGATTCCGGGGCTCAGTACCTGGACGGCACCACAGACACCACCAGAACGCTTCATTTTGGAACGCCAACcgccaaggaaaagaaggcttACACCTTGGTTCTCAAGGGCAACATCGCCTTGGATTCGGTAGTCTTCCCCAAGGGAACTAGTGGTTTCGCCATTGATGTCATGGCCCGTCAATTTCTTTGG AAATATGGCCTCGACTATCGCCATGGTACAGGCCACGGTGTAGGCTCGTTCCTAAACGTGCACGAGGGGCCCATCGGCATCGGTACAAGGAAACAGTATATCGACGTTGCCCTGGCCGCTGGCAATGTGCTCTCAATCGAACCAGGCTACTACGAAGATGAAGCATTCGGTATCCGCATTGAAAACCTCGCCATTGtgaaggaggtcaagacgGAGCATTCGTTTGGCGACAAGCCATACCTCGGATTCGAGCATGTCACCATGGTTCCGTACGCCCGCAATCTCATTGATGAGACCCTTCTCACACCAAATGAAAAGGATTGGCTGAACCgggccaacaagaagattCTCGAGAAGACGCTTGGATACTTTGAGAACGATCCTCTGACAAAGGCCTGGTTGTTGCGGGAGACGCAGCCATTTTGA
- a CDS encoding hypothetical protein (EggNog:ENOG503P5AG; COG:S): MLTTLTKLSPSTVSPSTTKMATRLLLSRTLRPALSLGLTTSLLAIHNQRPMRMDAIPSSTKSFSTTRPERKDRLDPEIIKQLSGGSLSGFAVGLLVSVFSKTLVLLAGIGMLTIQVSRLSLRTRPGQVPPPP, from the exons ATGCTCACCACTCTCACCAAACTCTCACCATCTACAGtatctccctcaacaaccaaaaTGGCcacccgtctcctcctcagccgcACCCTCCGCCCAGCCCTCAGCCTCGGCctcacaacctccctcctcgcaaTCCACAACCAAAGACCAATGCGCATGGATGCCATCCCCTCGTCTACCAAATCCTTCTCAACCACCCGTCCCGAGAGAAAAGACCGGCTAGACCCAGAAATCATCAAACAGCTTTCTGGCGGTAGTCTCTCAG GCTTCGCCGTCGGCCTCCTAGTCTCCGTCTTCTCCAAAACCCTCGTCCTCCTGGCTGGAATAGGCATGCTCACCATCCAAGTAA GTCGCCTCTCGCTCCGGACTCGACCTGGTCAAGTACCTCCGCCTCCGTGA
- the IPL1 gene encoding spindle assembly checkpoint kinase (COG:D; EggNog:ENOG503NVY8), with amino-acid sequence MASRTLESRFERMSVKDENDPFETIGTTTTSTYQKAKTVTASSASQLSHSSSRPNLFKVALQPQNANTVTATVTLPSQAAQRKQPTTSASTAIPNKQREKDTTTTTNNNNNEIPSPTKHKSTTSLSSRQSDELVLTNDGRSSSSSTSYVDAPLIPKQFHLGMFEIGRPLGKGKFGRVYLARERTSSFICALKVLYKSELQHGTGVEKQVRREIEIQSNLRHPNILKLYGHFHDSKRIFLILEFAGKGELYKHLQKESRFPEWKAAQYIAQMASALRYLHRKHVIHRDIKPENILMGIHGEIKISDFGWSVHAPNNRRKTLCGTLDYLPPEMIKSGSKDNWYNEKVDLWSLGVLTYEFLVGQAPFEDTPIMTQKRIARADMTIPEWVSKEARDLIKKLLVLDPEKRLPLEEVQNHPWIIKHCVKGERASNREKLSFGKS; translated from the exons ATGGCCTCGAGAACATTGGAGTCCCGCTTCGAGCGGATGTCTGTCAAGGACGAAAACGACCCGTTTGAGACCATTGGGACGACAACGACATCGACATATCAGAAGGCAAAG ACCGTCACCgcctcctctgcctcacAACTCTCCCATAGCAGCAGCCGGCCCAACCTCTTCAAAGTCGCCCTCCAGCCCCAAAACGCCAACACGGTAACAGCCACCGTCACTCTCCCCTCCCAGGCCGCCCAGCGCAAGCAACCCACGACCAGCGCTTCCaccgccatccccaacaaGCAGCGGGAAaaggacaccaccaccaccaccaacaacaacaacaacgaaatcccctccccaaccaaacacaaatccaccacctctctaTCCTCCCGCCAGTCAGACGAACTCGTCCTCACCAACGACGgccgctcctcctcgtcttccacCTCCTACGTCGACGCCCCTCTAATACCAAAACAATTCCACCTCGGCATGTTTGAAATCGGCCGTCCCCTCGGAAAAGGCAAATTCGGCCGCGTCTACCTCGCCCGCGAGAGAACATCCTCCTTCATCTGCGCTCTGAAGGTTCTCTACAAATCCGAACTGCAACACGGCACCGGCGTGGAAAAACAAGTCCGCCGCGAAATCGAGATCCAGTCCAACCTCCGACACCCAAACATCCTCAAGCTCTACGGCCATTTTCACGACAGCAAGCGAATTTTTTTGATATTGGAATTCGCCGGCAAGGGCGAGCTGTACAAGCACCTACAGAAGGAAAGTCGGTTCCCGGAGTGGAAAGCGGCGCAGTATATCGCGCAAATGGCGTCTGCGCTGAGGTATCTGCACAGGAAGCATGTGATTCATAGGGATATCAAACCCGAGAACATCCTGATGGGCATTCACGGGGAGATTAAGATTTCTGACTTTGGGTGGTCAGTGCACGCGCCGAATAATAGGCGGAAGACGCTTTGCGGGACGTTGGATTATTTACCGCCCGAGATGATCAAGTCGGGCAGTAAGGATAATTGGTATAATGAAAAGGTGGATTTGTGGAGCTTGGGGGTGTTGACGTATGAGTTTTTGGTGGGGCAGGCGCCGTTTGAGGACACGCCGATTATGACGCAGAAGAGGATCGCGAGGGCGGATATGACGATTCCTGAGTGGGTTAGTaaggaggcgagggattTGATTAAGaag CTGCTCGTGCTGGATCCGGAAAAGCGGTtgccgttggaggaggtgcagaaTCATCCTTGGATTATCAAGCATTGCGtcaagggggagagggcgtcGAATCGGGAGAAGTTGAGTTTTGGGAAGTCTTGA
- a CDS encoding hypothetical protein (EggNog:ENOG503P832), producing MPRPKRDRATTRTRPMATAATGNSSSPPPIPVLPKPAQAERAGTELPSDIYDVSDAEKERRKLRASAKKTTAAEQQHTLELEPDQVRALDSSRKQRDDALARLRDVTSASTDGSELDVTLGSLGDDSSLGLGDESTEVEGVSRATDTSTFNIAGFKRRPRQSSVQGRGESGLIRPSSRGQGTPSISTTISFGRFKRRQREPSILGTGRKERRVRSVSRGSQAGRNRDVLGREDEGEVSPVDGGKRRSTRGRSRGVESVDESPVAAGSRKRKSLESHEDGREKRLAVEGGDMEMGIGDEPDLDFDIDAELEPRVESPAREQQDGDVHQSIELDEQPPISSPLSTPPRELSAPPQLSEDNDPDMAPPLSSSPASEVGSPVAWPSLDALAQRKYNTRTVPSKTPELEDDGMGSSISSPPSLTHSPNYRAKSKPPVVKKKAPPPPKSSADLASLLPRRKTSSKNKNRKGSHSADPFDIDDGEASEEEEAPPPTRRAAKKPLSKTASTANKGKQKESAVAADPKGKKKRVTRTYGSKAHEQDKENDGDVDGDREGDSIVVGSGSNEPEDEEEEELPDAETTVMLKERLGEELQKAVKKFKEVDQWELSFEEVEGSSSPMRDAR from the coding sequence ATGCCTCGCCCCAAGCGCGATCGCGCAACAACGCGCACCCGCCCAATGGCCACGGCTGCGACGGGgaactcctcctcgccaccgccTATTCCTGTGTTGCCCAAGCCCGCGCAGGCCGAGCGAGCCGGGACTGAACTCCCAAGCGACATCTACGACGTGAGCGACGCCGAAAAAGAGCGGCGGAAACTCCGCGCCTCGGCCAAAaagaccaccgccgccgaacAACAGCACACCCTCGAGCTTGAACCAGACCAAGTCCGCGCGTTGGACAGCTCGAGAAAACAACGCGATGATGCCTTAGCCAGGTTGCGGGATGTGACCTCTGCGTCTACTGACGGGTCAGAGTTGGATGTGACGCTGGGGAGTCTGGGTGATGATAGTAGTTTGGGGCTGGGGGATGAGTCGactgaggttgagggagtgTCAAGGGCGACGGATACTTCGACTTTTAACATTGCGGGGTTTaagaggaggccgaggcagAGTAGTGTTCAGGGCAGGGGGGAGAGCGGGTTGATTAGGCCGAGTAGTAGGGGCCAGGGGACGCCGAGTATTAGTACGACCATTAGCTTTGGGAGGTTCAAGAGAAGACAGAGGGAGCCAAGTATACttgggacggggaggaaggagaggagggtcaGGAGTGTTTCGCGGGGGAGCCAGGCGGGGAGGAATAGAGACGtgcttgggagggaggatgagggggaggtttcgcctgttgatggggggaagaggaggagtacgAGGGGACggtcgaggggggtggagagtgtGGATGAGTCGCCGGTTGCGGCTGGgtcgagaaagagaaagagttTGGAGAGCCatgaggatgggagggagaagaggttggcggtggaggggggcgatatggagatggggattgGAGATGAGCCGGATTTGGACTTTGATATTGATGCTGAGTTGGAACCGAGAGTTGAGTCGCCTGCGAGGGAACAACAAGATGGGGATGTTCACCAGTCTATCGAACTTGACGAGCAGCCGCCGATTTCCTCGCCTCTGTCTACGCCACCCCGGGAACTTTCCGCCCCACCACAGTTGAGCGAGGACAATGATCCGGATATGGCCCCTCCATTGTCGAGCAGCCCAGCCTCTGAGGTTGGTAGCCCGGTCGCATGGCCTTCACTGGATGCGCTCGCGCAGAGAAAATACAACACGCGAACTGTGCCGTCCAAGACCCCAGAGCTGGAAGACGACGGCATGGGGTCGAgtatctcctcccccccctccctcacacACTCGCCAAACTACCGTGCGAAATCCAAACCCCCAGTCGTCAAGAAAAAggctccaccaccgcccaagAGCTCAGCCGATCTCGCGTCTCTCCTTCCCCGAAGAAAGACCTCAAGCAAGAATAAGAACCGCAAGGGCTCCCACAGTGCCGATCCGTTCGATATCGACGACGGGGAAGCctcagaggaggaggaagctcCGCCGCCCACGAGGAGGGCAGCCAAGAAGCCCCTTTCCAAGACTGCGTCAACAGCCAATAAGGGCAAGCAAAAAGAGTCTGCTGTGGCTGCTGATcccaaggggaagaagaagcgcgTTACCAGGACCTATGGCTCCAAGGCTCACGAACAGGATAAGGagaatgatggtgatgttgacggtGACCGAGAAGGCGATAGTATCGTTGTCGGTAGCGGCAGCAATGAgccagaggacgaggaagaggaggagctcccAGATGCGGAGACGACGGTGATGCTGAAGGAGAGATTGGGTGAGGAGCTGCAGAAGGCGGTGAAGAAGTTTAAGGAAGTGGACCAGTGGGAGCTGtcgtttgaggaggtggaggggagcaGTAGTCCGATGAGGGATGCTCGTTGA
- the ATP23 gene encoding Mitochondrial inner membrane protease atp23 (EggNog:ENOG503NW4U; BUSCO:EOG09264RBX; COG:L; MEROPS:MER0127117), which yields MSSQPPPQPSPPTTTTTSPDPAASSTPPSQPQQPPGYLTNDPKRTGYDPSLAWYFNYFRILTGRVTREGIEHYREDRYKANEARDCARCEADRDWLFQHSPVVRYLREKAAALNGDLGPHNVVCRRCPGRIAEDGTVVRQTGGFSPDHGILLCANEFRDRSHLEDTLAHEMVHAWDHLRWKVDWMGGMDLKHAACTEIRASMLSGECRWTRETITRGNWTLTQQFQNCVRMRAIQSVMNRPTCKDDVQATKVVNQVWDSCFNDKRPFEEIYR from the exons ATGtcctcccaaccaccaccacaaccatcaccacccaccaccaccaccacatccccagaCCCAGccgcctcatccacccccccatcacaaccacaacaaccccccggcTACCTCACCAACGACCCCAAACGCACAGGCTACGACCCCTCCCTAGCCTGGTACTTCAACTACTTCCGCATCCTCACCGGCCGCGTCACCCGCGAAGGCATCGAGCATTACCGCGAGGACCGCTACAAAGCCAACGAAGCCCGCGACTGCGCCCGCTGCGAAGCAGACCGCGACTGGCTCTTCCAGCACTCCCCCGTCGTCCGCTACCTCCGCGAAAAAGCCGCCGCCCTCAACGGCGACCTCGGCCCTCACAACGTCGTCTGCCGTCGCTGCCCGGGGAGAATAGCCGAAGATGGCACCGTGGTTCGTCAGACGGGAGGTTTCAGCCCAGATCACGGAATCCTCCTGTGCGCAAATGAGTTCAGAGACAGGAGTCATCTGGAGGACACACTGGCGCATGAGATGGTGCATGCGTGGGATCATCTCAGGTGGAAGGTGGATTGGATGGGGGGTATGGATTTGAAGCACGCGGCTTGTACAGAG ATCAGAGCCTCCATGCTCAGCGGTGAATGCCGCTGGACGCGAGAAACCATAACCCGAGGAAACTGGACCCTCACCCAACAATTCCAAAACTGCGTCCGGATGCGAGCCATCCAATCCGTCATGAACAGACCAACGTGTAAAGACGATGTCCAAGCCACCAAAGTCGTCAACCAAGTCTGGGACTCTTGTTTCAACGACAAGAGACCGTTTGAAGAAATCTACAGGTAA